The genomic window CGGTAGAAGCTGTTATTACTTCAAACAGCGCAGATGCATGCGGCTGATTGCCATTGCGTTGCTCCTCAGCAGTTACTGTTACTGTTGAATAGCCGACTTCCTTTCCGATTAAATACCATATACCATTTTCATTGACAACTTGAACTTTATGATCCATTTCTGAAACAACATGATCAATTTTCTTTTGTGTCGCATTGTCAGGATTGAAAATGAGCAAATCTGTCAACGGGATTTTTTCGCCAAGGCCTAATTTAAAGACCGATTTCTTAAATTTAAGTTCTTCCAGTGGTATATATGGATCTTTAACTATAATCGGAACAGTCTTTACAATATTTGATCCGTCTTTTGTTCGTACAACCAGCACAGTCTCGCCTTCTGTCTTTCCTAAAATCCGGTTTGTGTCAGTGAAATCGGCAACTGTTCGGTCTCTAATTTCAAAGTCTAAAGTCTTATTCGTCGCTTCTTCAGGTTGAATCTTCACCGTAAAGGATGCAGTACTTCCAACATCAATTTCAATAGGGTCCGGTTCAATCGTAATCGATTCAATTCGATTTTCAATCGTAATAACTTTTTCAACTATCAAATCTTTGATTGCAAAACCGCCTTCTGCTTTCACTTTAATTTTGTTCACACCCGGTTTTGTTATAGTTATGGTGTCATCAGGAGAAAATTCAACCCATGTACCTTTTTCGTCTCCATTTTCAATTAAATGGGAATACTTGACACCTTTTCCTGCAACTAAATTGCTTAGTTTTATATCAATCGGTTCATTTGCAGAATCGCCATTTTTGTACAGCCGGCCGGTTTTGTTTCCTCTTAACTCATAGTCAGGCTTTAAATAAGCAAATGCAATATCGTTATCATAATAAGTGATTTTGATCGTTGTGTTAGCCGATCCATCCTGAAAAACCATCTCTTTGATTGCCTTGTTTTTCAGTCCATAATTATTAGGATATTCGGTTTGTGCAAGTTTTTTGCCATTTTCATCTAAATTTAACTTCGTGATAATACCTGATGAATCTCCGTCATAAGCATTGTTTGGAAACTCTCTCAATCGTACCTTCGAGTTGATGACCTGATTAGAAGCAGGTATTGTTGTTTCCTGATGTCCGAATCGGCTGTCCTTGTATTGAACAGTTGCCAGCGGCATCTTCACATTGCTTAATGCCCAATCTGCTTTAAGCGTGATCGCTGCTGTTAACTTATTAGGATTAAACACACCGTTCGTATAGTTTATGCTTGAAGGAACCATGATTACTGCAGCAGGTGTGCCTGAAACATTTTCAATACTTACTCCAGCAGTTGAAACGGCTGAAATCCCTTCAGGAAGAGGCTGAATGATTTTTATGTTTGTAATTGAGCCAGACACACGGTTGTCCACAAGACCGTATGGTTCCAAGTCATACTGAACTGTAAATTCGTTCGTGCGCTCTGTAGAATTTGAAATCTTAATTAAATTATCCGGGGTATTTTCGACACCCTTTAAAGTCATCGTACCTTTAAAACTCGGCGGTGCATCATCTTTTACTTCTATCGTAACCGGAGAATAGGTTACACTGACTTTTTTACCGGATAAATCATTATACGTCATTTCAATATTATTGAAAGTATATGTCCCTGTCTCTGAAAAACTTAACGGAAGCGTTAAATCAATCGGCTGGGGCGGATTCTGATTAATTGGATAACTAAAGTTAAAGTTAAAGATGGCAATATTATTTTCATCAACCCTTGCATCTGATCCTTCCATTACCTTAACTTTTCCGTTAAATCGGCTTAAATCCACTTTTATTTCGCCGCTGATTGATGGCGTATCGATATCTTTTGAAATTTCTTCAAAAATTGGAGCAATATTTTCTTGTGAAGCTTGTCTTGCCGTTACCCCGGTTATAGCAGACAGTTTTCGCAAGTAATCCATATCTACCTCAGAATCGTTGCCAAAACCTATTGAATACAGTTTAATATTTTTTTCCGCCAGCTTTTCAGACATCGATATTCCATGCTGCCTAATCGCTGCTATTGTATCTTTAACATTTATGTTCTTAAAGTGCTGCTCGCCATTCAAGTAATAGTAAACCTTACTATACATTTTGGATCCTTGTCCATAAAGTTCATAATGAACAACAATATCCTCTGTAACGGTTTTGTAGTCATATACCGGTTCATCCCAGCAGACAAAGAAGAAACATTTTTTTTCAGTACCAACTTGCACCCGTTTTTTGTAAGTTATTTTCTCTTTAACGTTAGAAAAAGTAGGTTCTCCGTCAGTCATAAAAATGATATATTTGTTGTTATTTCCGCCTTCAAGCATTTCTAGCGCTTTTTCAAATGATTGAGTATAGTTCGTTCCACCGGACGCTGATAAGCTGTTGGCAGTTCGATAAATTAAATCTAAACTTTCTTTTCCATTATTTGGTGAAAAATAAACAATTTTATCGGTTTCCACATCCGAGCTAAATGGGATAAACGCAAAACGGTCGTTTGGTCCGGCATTCTCTTTGAAAAAATTAGTTGCTTCTGTCATTGCATCTTTAGCACTTTGAAATTTTTTCGGATTTTTTCCTAATTCATTCATAGAACCTGATTTGTCAAAAATAAAAACGACATCAATCGGTTCCCTGTCGGCGCTTGTCGCTTTGCCTTTCGGTGCAAGATGAAAATTCAGACTTCCTTCTGCGTTTCCTGTTTTTGGTTTTACAATAACATTTTGGGAAGGGTTAACATTCAATTCAACAGATGGCGTTTCTTGTTGGGCAGAGCCCCTTAGTGAAAAAGAAAAAACAATCAATAATGTAAAAGTTAAAAACGTAAAGCAAAATCTTTTCAAACTGCCCCCTCCTCTCCACGCATACCACTCTCTTTTTAACCGAACTTTTTTACTACTATTATACCAAATTACCTATCTGTGCCAATCTGCAAAAAATAAATATTTTGTAAACGATTAATAGCCCTATGTTAGAAAACAAAGGGCTTATCAAAAGTCACGTTTCAATTAACATTTTAGCAAATTTTCAATTTTTTCCACTGGATGCCAAGTCAATTTCTCAATAGATCAACAAGTTCAGACCTTACCTCGGAAAGAAAATAAAGAGATCCGGTAATTACGAGAACTTCTTGTTCTTTTAATTGCTCAATTTCTGTTTGCAAAAAAGCTTTCCAATCTTGAACAGCATGTTTATTTACCGACTTGCTCAACTTAAGCAGTTCTTGAGAGGATGCTGCTCTTGGGAAATCAAAATCAGTAAACGTGATTTTTTCAGCAATTCTGTCCAACTTTGCAATCATGTTATCCAGTTTTTTGTCTTTTAAAGCTGCGAATAAAATCTTTATTTTTTTCTCTTTAAAACGGTTTTTAATTTCATTTATAAGAGCTGTAATTCCTTCTTCATTATGGGCTCCATCGATGACAACAAATGGGTTTTCGGAAAGAATCTCAAATCTCCCCGGCCAGCGGGCTGATAATAAGCCTTTTCTTACATGTTTTTCTTCAATTTGAAAAGAATAATATTGTACAAGCAGTTCTGAAGCCATTACCGCTAAAGCAGCATTTTCGATCTGATGCTGACCAATCATTTCAATTTGCATTTCTGGGAAACTTTTAAACAACGTTGAAACTGTAAATCTTTCCCCTTTAGGCAATGAGGAGCAGTCTTTGATCAGGATGTCGTTCCCCAGTTGAAAAAGAGAAGCTTTTTTAGAATCCGCTTGTTCTTTAATTACATTTAAAGCTTCCGCTTGCTTGGCAGCGGTTGCGACCGGCACACCGTTTTTTATAATGCCTGCTTTCTCAAAAGCAATTTCGCGCAGGGAATGCCCCAATATGTTCGTGTGATCCATCCCGATATTTGTGATGATTGAAAGAAGCGGATAGATAATATT from Bacillus methanolicus includes these protein-coding regions:
- a CDS encoding VWA domain-containing protein, which translates into the protein MKRFCFTFLTFTLLIVFSFSLRGSAQQETPSVELNVNPSQNVIVKPKTGNAEGSLNFHLAPKGKATSADREPIDVVFIFDKSGSMNELGKNPKKFQSAKDAMTEATNFFKENAGPNDRFAFIPFSSDVETDKIVYFSPNNGKESLDLIYRTANSLSASGGTNYTQSFEKALEMLEGGNNNKYIIFMTDGEPTFSNVKEKITYKKRVQVGTEKKCFFFVCWDEPVYDYKTVTEDIVVHYELYGQGSKMYSKVYYYLNGEQHFKNINVKDTIAAIRQHGISMSEKLAEKNIKLYSIGFGNDSEVDMDYLRKLSAITGVTARQASQENIAPIFEEISKDIDTPSISGEIKVDLSRFNGKVKVMEGSDARVDENNIAIFNFNFSYPINQNPPQPIDLTLPLSFSETGTYTFNNIEMTYNDLSGKKVSVTYSPVTIEVKDDAPPSFKGTMTLKGVENTPDNLIKISNSTERTNEFTVQYDLEPYGLVDNRVSGSITNIKIIQPLPEGISAVSTAGVSIENVSGTPAAVIMVPSSINYTNGVFNPNKLTAAITLKADWALSNVKMPLATVQYKDSRFGHQETTIPASNQVINSKVRLREFPNNAYDGDSSGIITKLNLDENGKKLAQTEYPNNYGLKNKAIKEMVFQDGSANTTIKITYYDNDIAFAYLKPDYELRGNKTGRLYKNGDSANEPIDIKLSNLVAGKGVKYSHLIENGDEKGTWVEFSPDDTITITKPGVNKIKVKAEGGFAIKDLIVEKVITIENRIESITIEPDPIEIDVGSTASFTVKIQPEEATNKTLDFEIRDRTVADFTDTNRILGKTEGETVLVVRTKDGSNIVKTVPIIVKDPYIPLEELKFKKSVFKLGLGEKIPLTDLLIFNPDNATQKKIDHVVSEMDHKVQVVNENGIWYLIGKEVGYSTVTVTAEEQRNGNQPHASALFEVITASTDDEDDGSPDAGRW
- a CDS encoding bifunctional folylpolyglutamate synthase/dihydrofolate synthase, whose amino-acid sequence is MFHTYSEALNWIHSRLRLGMKPGLKRMEWMMEKLNHPEREIRTVHIGGTNGKGSTVTFLRSILQNAGYSVGTFTSPYFEQFNERISVNGKPVTDQEIIELANVIFPLAEELEKTELGGPTEFEVVTAMSIYYFSKVNPVDIVIFEVGLGGRFDSTNIIYPLLSIITNIGMDHTNILGHSLREIAFEKAGIIKNGVPVATAAKQAEALNVIKEQADSKKASLFQLGNDILIKDCSSLPKGERFTVSTLFKSFPEMQIEMIGQHQIENAALAVMASELLVQYYSFQIEEKHVRKGLLSARWPGRFEILSENPFVVIDGAHNEEGITALINEIKNRFKEKKIKILFAALKDKKLDNMIAKLDRIAEKITFTDFDFPRAASSQELLKLSKSVNKHAVQDWKAFLQTEIEQLKEQEVLVITGSLYFLSEVRSELVDLLRN